Below is a window of Methanocorpusculum sp. DNA.
GTTTTTCGGTACGGACGGTGAACGTCGTTTCGGCAGAAACGCTGACCCGTTCCTCCGTTATGTCAAACGTAGCGGTGATATGATTGACCTGGACGGGCGGTTCAGGAAACTCGGCCGGATGATATCGATAGGTATCTGCCATAATATACTGTTATTTCCATTGGGTGTGATATCAGATAAAAACCGACGCCGGGGAGAGGATCCAATTTGCAAAGTTCATATTCTATGACTGGGATATATACAACAAATGACTGAAATTGTGTTCATCACCGACATACACGGGAAGTTCGATATCGTCTATGAGATCTTCAATAGGGAAAGTCCGGATTATGTGCTCATCGGCGGGGATGTCACCGACCTTGGCGAAACGCTGGACGGCGTGATCCCGTTTATGGAGGATATCCCCGCGCCAACGTTTGTGATTCCCGGAAACTGCGATAGCCGGGATATCCTCCCCGTGCTCGAGGCATCCGACGCAATTCCGATCCACCGCAAAAGTATCGACCTTGGAATGATCACCATCTCAGGTATCGGCGGCTCGAATGCCACGCCGTTTTCCACACCCTTCGAACACAGCGAAGAGGATCTCGAAGCGATCACAAAAGAGGTAGTGGCGAAAACTGGAAAGAACCGGTGGAATATCCTGGTCACCCACGCACCGCCTTTTGGAGCGCTGGATGAAGTCGCCCCGGATGTACATGTCGGAGCGTTCCCGATCGCGAAGATCGTGAAAGAGTTCGATATCATCTGCTGCGGGCATATCCATGAACAGAGAGGGATCTGTGAACTGGAAAGGCGGATCTGCGTGAATCCCGGACCGGCATACGCAGGGAACTACGCGGTCATCACGCTTGACGAGGATGAGGATGAACCAAAGATCGTGCTGAAAAATACCCGTGACCCAATAGAAGTCACGGAAGAATAATTTCCATCATCTTTTTTATATCCTCCGTGATCATCTGCGTCTTGGATTTTTCGATCAGAAGGTTCCCGCCAGTCATGATATACGATGGGATCACCCGCACGTTTCCAAAATAGAACTCGCCGGCCCGCAGTTTGTAGGTCGCACCCGACGGGATACAGTTTTTTCCGGTCTGCTTTTTTGCGAGCATATTGAACGACTTTTTTGCCGTATCTCCCATGAGCATGATCACACGGAGATTTTGGAAGCGTGAAAGCTCTTCTTCCAGCAGCGGCAGACTGCGTTCGATCGCGGAGGTTTCCACGGCGTATCCGATTTTGGGATATTTGACCGCGTTCGTGAGATATACCCCGCGGTCTAGGAGCTCTGAAACTGTGGAAACATCGACGTCCGCCTGCCGGAACAACGAGATCGCCGACTCCGCATAGGCGGCGCCGGATCCCCCGTAAAAATCCTGCCGAGGATCTTTTGGGACGACTTCATTGATCATCACGGCATATACCGATGCGGGATCGATGGTTTTTACGGCTGACTGCGGAATCATACGGCTTGGGAGATTTTTCAGGTTTTTCTGGAGTCGAGCAGGATCTCGAGATAGGATTTTGTCAGGCGTTCGCCAACGATTCCGGCCAGCTCTGCCGTTTTATTGATCACTGCGATCGCTTCATCCTCCGAAAGGTCGAAAGAGGCTTCGATCTCCGAGAACGTGCCGACCCCGGGCAGCTCATCCAGCGTAACGATCGCGCCTTCGCACTGATAGATCTCCCGGTGTTTGACGACCTCGGCGGTCAGGCGGAAACCGAGCCGCTCGAGGATCGTGCAGTATTCTTCGGCTGAGGAGAGATCGACAATGAGCT
It encodes the following:
- a CDS encoding metallophosphoesterase, which codes for MTEIVFITDIHGKFDIVYEIFNRESPDYVLIGGDVTDLGETLDGVIPFMEDIPAPTFVIPGNCDSRDILPVLEASDAIPIHRKSIDLGMITISGIGGSNATPFSTPFEHSEEDLEAITKEVVAKTGKNRWNILVTHAPPFGALDEVAPDVHVGAFPIAKIVKEFDIICCGHIHEQRGICELERRICVNPGPAYAGNYAVITLDEDEDEPKIVLKNTRDPIEVTEE
- a CDS encoding uracil-DNA glycosylase family protein translates to MIPQSAVKTIDPASVYAVMINEVVPKDPRQDFYGGSGAAYAESAISLFRQADVDVSTVSELLDRGVYLTNAVKYPKIGYAVETSAIERSLPLLEEELSRFQNLRVIMLMGDTAKKSFNMLAKKQTGKNCIPSGATYKLRAGEFYFGNVRVIPSYIMTGGNLLIEKSKTQMITEDIKKMMEIILP
- the cyaB gene encoding class IV adenylate cyclase, with amino-acid sequence MALEIEIKVKVPSLDPIREKLLKNGAKLIADQDEHDLYYNAPHRDFAVTDEALRIRYLTNQTCGKAMPPNVTYKGPKVGREGFKSREELIVDLSSAEEYCTILERLGFRLTAEVVKHREIYQCEGAIVTLDELPGVGTFSEIEASFDLSEDEAIAVINKTAELAGIVGERLTKSYLEILLDSRKT